Part of the Ammoniphilus oxalaticus genome, GGAACTTTAAAACCCTTTTAACTTTTCAAGCTACTTCTTTGCTTTTGTTCAGGCGCATATAGATAGGGAAGGAGGTGGCAGCATGATTAAACTTCCTTTCCGTTATGCCCTCTCGTCACTGTACGCCAAACTAATTATCGACGATGTTTTTCTCGCTTTACAAACCGCGGCTGCGTTCAACTGGCAACAATACCTCATTTTTTTAGATCCAGCTATGCAATATACGTATCAACAACGCACCCGAGAGTTAACGATGATGACGCCATTGTCGAATGAATCAGAAACAGTGGAGGAAAAATTAGGGTTAGACGAGGAAACAGTAAGGCTGGTTAAAGAGGTTTGCATTGATTTAAAAGCGGGTGAAGTAACTGTCATCTTATGGAACAAAATGAATGCGGGCTATGTGTTTCGCCGTATTTTACTTCCCGCAAATTGGAAGGAATTACTGACAGAACAAGAGTTAAAAGCGGTCGTCGGACATGAATTAGGCCATCTTAAAATGGGGGCGGACGCGATGGTTCCCATGCGCATCGTTAATCGAATCGGCGATGAACTCCTCTATACATTGCTCCCGATCCAAGCGACAGGCTATTTCTTGCTATTAATGTCCTTAATCTCGCAAAACCCCGCGTACTTAAAAGCTCTATCCCTCACCTTCTTGTTTCGTCTAGGTTATCTGTTGATTGAAAATCTATTTTCTAGGAAAGATGAATACAAAGCCGATCGTTATGGTAAAAAAGTTAGTTCAGCTGAGGCGATGATCACCGCGTTAAAAAAATTAGAACGGGGAGCGAAAACGGAAGCGTTTGAAAATTTAGGGAAACTTCCAAACAGTAAACAGTGGTATTATCATTGGCTGTTAAAAAAAGACACTGGTCGTTTCCGCGAATCGATGCTCGATCACCCATTCCTTCATAAACGAATCAAAGCTTTACGCGCATGAATCACAGGGACGCGAATCAATCACTTCATCTTATATGTACAGACTGACAACAAAAAGACGGGTTGGGAAGAGCCGCCCGTCTACTGCGCATCTAACATCGATTCCTTCTTTGCGCGCAATTCCCGTAACCAATTCCAGTCTCGTCTGTCAAGAGCAAGATCAATAATGCAGTTAATGTCATCTAATTTTAAATGAGGGTCCTCTTTGACAGTTATGGATTTGATCGGGACATTAAACGTTCTACGAAGCGTTGGATCATAAACTTTCACGTAAGAGCCTGATTGCGAGAAGATGGTCACATAACCAACGCCAATCCACTCTTGTCCAAGATAGTCTTTATACTTGAATTCGATCCACTGACCGATTAGTTTTTCTTCTAACTTCATATCATGTCCCCCTCCTTTCAATTCCTTCGCGCGCTTAATGTCGAAATTTATCGCGAAAAAACGATTTCGTTCGGTGAACGACGGGGCGACGCTTGTTCAACGTCAAGTGAGCCAACACTAGCGCGCTTGTTGCAATTAGATTTCTTTGGAGTTCCCGCCAACAACCGTTGACTCCGTAGAGTCAAACGCTTATTACCGCTATGTTTCCGCTATCCCTTATTTAACAGATGAGAAGCAGTCCGTCTCTCCCTGATAGTATTACCACTAAATGGATGTATAAACATCAATGCAAGTGATGCGCTCTGATAACGCTGATCTACAGGTTACTCGATCCCTTACACACCGCTTCACAACATCGGATTGCGTTCATTGCAACGAACTCTATAACACATCATATTCAAAAAGTCAATAGCTTGTGTATAAAAAACAAAAAAACCGCCAATTGGCGGCTGAACGATCCGAGTTATCCATTTTTATTATAGATAAGAAAATTTCCATTTCACTTCATCAAGCATCTTCAATTTAATGAAGTGAAAGGACACGATCCACGCGAGGCAGATTTTGAATAGAGGTAATGACATCGGTAGGGATCGGTTCATCTGTTAGTGAAACCAACAATGCGTCT contains:
- a CDS encoding M48 family metallopeptidase; translation: MIKLPFRYALSSLYAKLIIDDVFLALQTAAAFNWQQYLIFLDPAMQYTYQQRTRELTMMTPLSNESETVEEKLGLDEETVRLVKEVCIDLKAGEVTVILWNKMNAGYVFRRILLPANWKELLTEQELKAVVGHELGHLKMGADAMVPMRIVNRIGDELLYTLLPIQATGYFLLLMSLISQNPAYLKALSLTFLFRLGYLLIENLFSRKDEYKADRYGKKVSSAEAMITALKKLERGAKTEAFENLGKLPNSKQWYYHWLLKKDTGRFRESMLDHPFLHKRIKALRA